The Thunnus maccoyii chromosome 15, fThuMac1.1, whole genome shotgun sequence DNA segment TGCTATCAAactggtaaacacacacacacacacacaaatcctgcATATTCCTGTTGAATCTGATTAGCCAGTCAAATATTGAATTTACTCCGCATGGTTACACATGATGCACAGCTATTTCTAATTTCTATTGGTCATTCCATATGCCTGTACGTATTAGTTACagtctttcctctttccttgtTTTTTAATGTCGCTATCAAAGCAAGATGAAGGGGATCATGTCGTTGCCTCTCTTTTGCCATGTTGTATCTCCAGGTAATGGAATCATCTTATTTAAACAGTTGTGTAACTTTTGTTTCAGCATTCATATTCAtgtttggtaacactttataatacagcctGCGTTTAACTTTGTATAACTTCCCATCATTTAATTTCCCGGAACTTCTGGTGTAACTTCCTCATATGAATCTGTGCATGTAAAATACTTATCGGTTGCTACTGGTAGTTAAATATAGACAAGACGTCATAACAAGACAGTGAGGAACAAGAGAGTAACGATTGGGGGTTTAGACTTTAATTTCCCATAACTTACGGTGCAACTTCCTCTTATGAAtcagtatatacatatacagcatatatatgGATAAAGTTCATAAAAATCAAATGCTTTTGCCCTTTGCtgtgacaaacattttttatgcatgtgaGTTTGGCAGGCAAGCTTCACCCACACCCCAGGaatttattatgtttatgtcttcgacttcattgtatgaatttgaataaaaacaagttgagaaatgggtctatacttttgaaaattaGCTCGTAGCAGGCATGTTGGTCCAGCACTGTAGTATCTTATAACGGGCAAACTTACCTCTCTCAAGCGCACAGCTATGGAAGAGTTGTCATGGATGaaaaacagtaatataatattatatatgtgtatatctttaattacacaataatatgGTATGCATGGAGTTATAAGGGagttatatgtatatgtgtgtgtgtgtgtatatatatatatatatatgttaggAGTGTGCccttttagcagctaaaaagccagatatttccctggtagttggtagagagcaaaaacagagctaagagAGAGTGAATaatggacttacattcaccaggtggacagaaacacgactccaaatgaatgataatgtagctctgtaactgctggatgtggaaataagcaactgtttgctgacaaaTTCGACATATCAATTttaaaggtgatgatatgtcaataATGTGTTCACTACTTacttctgctgaaaacaagtggccaaaaaatcagttaattcaggttcatgaatatgcaaatatttgtcattgtttACCTGCTGGACATAAGACATAtccacttgtgtaagttgcatgtTGAACCATGATTGGAtccaaagtagttgtgatgtcagaaatcaTGCTCGTAAGTACACggcttaaactcagatttaatgtctgcacagacatcattctgcacagtgaagctcaaacatccaactgaaggaacaaaaaggacaacacatttttgactggaggggatATTGACATATAATAACTTGTAACAGACATGCAAATGTGTTAAATTGttgtaaatcaatatttgtgcCAACAACTAATAGTTGACTTGCTGGGCATTCACTATGatttactgtctctctctcaggtgtccaTGTTGTCCAGCAGATGGCTGGATGTGAATGGGATGATGAGACTGGAGAGATTAATGGTTATCAACAGTACGGTTATAATGGAGAAGACGTCATATCTTTGGACCTGAAGACTCTGACATAGATTGCTCCAAAACCACAAGCAGTCACCACTAAACATGAGTGGGACACAGATGAATCTAGAAATGAGTTCTGGAAAAGCCCTTAAGCTTTGGAATAGTCTTCCAACAAAAAGGTACAACAActcataaaaagcaaaaattataGAAAggatcaaaaaataaatacaaagttgTGTATCGggtctttgttttttcttctttcctctcccattaatcatctcacgacccctcagatttatcttgtgaccctttggaggggctcgacccctaggttgggaatcAGGCTTGAGGGTAAAGCCCTCAAAGTACTAGTATAATGATAAGTACCATTATGTAATATTATTCAATATTATCTAACATTAATTGAGAAGATTTTAAACTTCATTCATTAAATGTCTGGAGGAAGGATGACATCTGGACACACTTTctaatttctcattttaattacTCTGTAATGTAAACTTATGCtatttctgctcattttcaCATATCAGCAATCCACAGAGACCTGTACATGTCCTATCACACATAGATCTGAGGAAGaagacagtaaaataaaaatagaagcaAGTTTAGAAGGTTGCTTGTTACCAAGGAAAGATGGGTAACTGagatgaagacaaaaataaaaagaccaaGAAGTACAATGAAcaaaagcttttgtttgtttttgtggggttacaacatgtaaaatataacaacataaatACAGGAAAGAATACTAATGCACAACAGTGAGATCTTTCAACAGAAATTAGTGCTCAGGTTGAAAATCTAAATGACCATGTCTACTGTATCGCATGTATTAGATCTCTTAGATCCTCCACCCAGGGCTTTCTAAGTGTACCTCgtacacattttaagacccGGGGGGATCATGCTTTCCAGTCAGCAGCCCTTAAGCTTTGGAATAGTCTTCCAACAAGCTTAAGGTCCTTGGATAATgtagactcttttaaaaagcagctaaaaacccatttgttcagacaggcatttttgtaatatgtgctattttatcttaatttgtcCATTTCATCTGCTCTCCTTGTATACTTTATCTGGtagctttgttttttatttattctgattttattttatcttacttcattttattttattttattttatttgaatgtgacGTACTTTGTAACTAGTGTTTGTtaaaggtgctttataaataaactttgcttgcttgcttgtttGCTATTAGTTGTGTAGATTTTACAGTATAAAAGGAGAAACTCACTGAGGTAGAAAAACCCAGATCTGATCATCTCCAGCCCCACATATTCTaaagataatattaaaaaataataattctctGGCAAgctgcagctggacagataatCAGCTCTTCAGGTGAGGAATTGCATCATGTCTGATGTCTCAGATTCTGTGTGATTTGAACTTTAGCAGCAGACAAGCACAGACAAAGAGCTTTACTGGAAGGCAGGAAAAAGGgattcaaattaaaaagttcacacagaagcaaaaaatatttaaattcactttGAGTTTGAATTCTTAAGCCctcattcatcattcacagGTTTTTTATAAATGATTCCTTCTTAGTAAAGCACTAAGAAACTGCCTCATTGTATGAATTgtgctatactgtatattatagaTACACTTGTGTGTCTTGCTTTGCCTGCTGATGCACTCCGTCCTTTAAAGAGCATTTTCTTTGAGCTGCTGTTACACTTTCTTAATTGTGTCACAATTTGTGTTTCCACCATGTGTCactttaattaaaatttaataatCAATTTTATTCTGGACTTTAAACAGCTACTCATGTTACTACATGCTATTAAACTTCTGGCAAAACACACTGAATTTACTCCTGGTAACACATGATGCACAGCTATTTATCATTTCTATTGGTCACTCCATTTGACTGTACACACTTGACAGTCTTTCCTCCACCACAGAGTTTATTCTAACGTCTGTCTCAAAGCAAGATGAAGGGGATTCTGTTGTTGCTTCTCTTTTGCCGTGTTGTATCTCCAGGTAATGtaataatcttttttaaacAGTTGTGTAACTTCTATTTCAGCATTTATACTTCTATTTTaagatataaatacataatattcataaactgtacattaactgCAAAACTTAACATACCTCAGATTTTAACGGGTCTATTCACTGCCAGTTTTTATTGTGCTTCTAACAATTGAAACTTGTAAAACACAACTCTCAACATTAGAggacatacaaaatataaaatttaaaattagaCATTTATAATAAACAACACGTATATATACACATCCTACAACTCCAATATACCACTGCCAAGTAATTCTTGATTAAAGTGGAGAAAACTAACCAATATCTTCCAGAAGGGAGAAATGTGAAGTTGGCATCCTTCCATTAGAGAATAGTTAATTATCAGTCAGAAGCGTTCACTGTCATGTTACTGTGAAAGTATGAATAGAAGTTCTGGAAAAGAAACTCTGAAGTGAACTGTGAAGCCAGTCACACTCTGTCCTCACAACAATACTGTAGAAAGTTAACAACAAGGAGAGTTACCTTGTTTGTCAGTGTCAAATGCAATAAATGCAGTGGGACATTAAATATGACATGATTCATCTCAAAGAAAGAAGACGTTAGATAATATGAGTCAGATATGACCTCTCTGTCCCTTTGGTCGCTAGTTTCTTTCATGGTGGTTAAatgtttctctgcagctgttgtgtgtgtttatcttctATGAAAATAGTGACGCCTGCACACTTACATTTACTTACTTCAACGCAGCAAACATTGAGATGTGAATGACCATCATCTGAATATCAAGACATCCTGTTGTGGTTCAAAAAATGTTACCCGACCGTCAGCTAGACGTCCCCTCTGGATGTTCCAGCAACATCAAAATATGTTGTTACCATCATCAACAGGCTATTTAACTATTCTGCTAAAGTTCATGTGTACAGTGTGCAATCTACAGCTTTATACATCCTGTTTGTCCAGATTAGCAacttaaaatgttcaaaaattgTCCAACCAACAATTTTGTCAGTCTGATCCAGACTTCTGTTGTACGTTTTAACGTGTCACTTTCAAGATAATCCAGATAATAAATGATATGAaaccaaacacattttagttAGTTAAAAGTTAATACGAGACATGCaatcatttttacagaaacacactgagcaCCAAAGTGAAACTGTATTCTTTAACAGTTAAATTGCCAGTCACTGGGAATAATCTTGCATGTCATCAAAATACTTCAGAACCATCCACAAAATCCTGCCCATATCTGCCAGGAACTGCTCTACCTAAGCCTGATTCTGATTGTTCTTctgttgcatttgtgtgtgtttcaaacaAACATTGCTGTTAAAGAGCATTTATGCTAAGTCAATCTACgctaaatatgtatttatttaaaaatttaaaaaataaattgtttggaTTGAACAGAAATGGAAAGTCTGTTGTGCTCATAGAATCATATatgaaacattaatgaaaaacTGTTATTTAAAACTTTGTTTGTCCTACAGTGAGACACTCCATGACATATTTACTGACTGGATCCTCTGGACTCCAAACCTTCCCAGAGTTTGTGGCTGTTTTAATGGTTGATGAAGTTCAGGTGGGTTACTGTGACAGCAACAGCAAGAGAGCAGAACCTAAACAGGACTGGGCGAAAAAATTAATGAAAGATGATCCTCAGCTTTCGGGGGTTTACACTTTGACCTGTGTGTCTCTCCATGTGGAACTAAAAGATAAACTTGGCAATATGGATCAATACTTTAACCAAACTGGAGgtacatattttctttttaattttttacttctttaatgtttttttgtgtgtttaagtaaTTGtatcttcatttatttgtgCATCTACATGAACAGTTCACTTGAATACACTAGGTGAATACATGTTAAGCAACTTTATACATCATAATGACAATACAGATAATTTCTCTCACACCATCTCCAAAACCATCCCCACCACCCCAACTGAAGGGCAAGAAATATGATATTAtactattaatattatatacatttaacttgtacaacataacataatatacaGACATGAATATCTTCATGAACACCTAGAGGAGTATCTACACACAAACCTatctataaatacatacacagacGTTCAAGGTAATCTTTttgcatgtgcacatacacaccaaaAAACTCATATACAAGCTCAAGTCCACAACATCTATTGAAGCATGTGTGCTTTCCTTCTAGAAGGTCTTGGAATGAGAAAACAACACTGCTTGatgttttctgaaaatgtcaactatcagaacacacacacacacacacacacacacacacacacacacacacaatcaaagtGATCTTTCTCCCACCCCTCTTCATCCatcaactgtgttttatttacacattgttAACTGTTTAACAAGGTAATACTGTGGTGCACTAATGCAGTGTTTCCATCATTGTAAATAACAGATATTATATAAGCAATAATGCACAAAACAAGAAGATAAAAGTGAAGGTAAAAAATACCATGACCTTTGTTTTCTGTATCAGGAAACTATGGAGTATATTATGACTCTTTTGCCACCAAGTTAGTTTATGTGTTAAAATTGTCGCACAAAGAACTTTGTTAGGATTTGTTCTCAGTTTAACCCAAAATTAGGTTTGTTTCTCCGACTAACAGAACATACTGAACAATTCATCTTTTTACGAAGCCCCAATATCCCTTGACTGAATTTAAATATTCTTCAAAAACCATGGCTGCATATTATTAAACTAATGTTAGCAATTTTAATATCCATGTTTAGTAACACTTGCTATTGAGTCTAGTGACTAATCCTGAATAAAACTCTCCTTCAGTGgaagctgctggagcagcttCAGGACCGTCTAGTCTGTAGTTTCTCATGTAATGAGTCCAGGATCAGGTTTAATCTCTGTGTGTTAGTCAGGACTccacctcagtgtgtgtgtgtgtgtgtgtgtgttcctgcaaCTAACATGAAGTCACACCACCTTCAACAGTGTAGATAAAGTGTGTGTTGGTCTCAGTGGAggcagtgtgtctctgtgataaagacaggaaatggacTCTGTTTCCCAGcagtctctgcctctctgtctctctctgagtcGTCCACACTGTCCAGAAGATGACTGGCTGTGCGTGGTTTCCatccagccaataacagcagaAGGTGTAGATCttctgttttggtgtgtgtggatcagtgtgtctctgtggtgaAGATGTGATATCAACTGATGATAGCTGACTGTGCTGAGATCTCACTCTGGTTTACTgcagtctgtgtctctgtctctctctcaggtgtctaCATTTTACAGGTTATGGCTGGCTGTGAATGGGATGATGAGACTAAAGAGGTTACTGGTTTTTATCAGGCTGGTTATGATGGAGAAGACTTCATAGTATTTGATCTGAAGACACTGACATGGAACGCTTCAAAACCACAAGCTGTCATCATAGAACACAAGTGGAATAGTAACATAATTGGATCAATCTTCATTAAGAACATGCTCATCAATATTTGCCCTCAGTGGCTGAAGAAGTATTTGGACTATGGGAAGAACTCTCTGATGAGAACAGGTAGAATCACATGATGTGATGTAGTTCCATGGACACAATGATATTTATATTCTCTTCTGTTGATAATGTGCAGTAACCCAAttaaaatgaaccaaaatggtgtttggtttctgtctttctctctaccattctgtctgtcttgccctctctctctctccagaccttccctcagtgtctctcctccagaagactccctcctctccagtcagctgccacgCTACAGGTTTCTACCCTCACAGAGCCGAgatgttctggaggaaagatggagaggagcttcaTGAGGACGTGGAACACGGAGAGATCCTCCCCAACCATGATGGATCCTTCCAGATGAGTGTTGACCTGAAGCTTTCATCAGTCACAcctgaagactggaggaggtacgaatgtgtgtttcatctctctggtgTGAAGGACGACATCGTCACCAAACTGGACAAAGCAGTGATCAGAACCAACTGGGGTAAGACTGGAATACTgactttacaatgtttttgcCTCAAAACATTTGTTGTCCAATGAAATATACACATGTGATTGCTATGAATATTGTGAAGATGTTAACTCTGGGTCCTGATTTTACAATTTGAATGAGTTTAGTCCAggtttaacaaacaaaactgctgtTCTCCTCACTGAAACAAATTACAAGTTACATTATGCACATGACCTACTTAAATTACTTAAGTGCATGCAATAAAATGCAATTCAGTGCTTGAGACAAAGGGCACTGCAGCACATGGTTAGGAGTGCAGGTTTGCAGCATCAAGCTGGCATTTACCTGTGTTAATTTCCTCACCTGCACCAGTCTGGTATCTGGGTGAGTTGCCATCTGTCCCATTGGGAGGAAAGGCACAGTTGAGGGTGTGCCGTTGCTAATCCATCAGTGCACTGCAATCTTGGTGTCAAGAATGAGTGAGTTTGGCACAGTCCACTGCCCGACAGCACAGTAAACTTATgttctttaatatttttgtcattttactcACCCAAATAAACCTCACTAAAATTACACAGACACCTTTATTCATGTTTTGCATATAAAGCACACAAATCTaaccaaattaaacataaaaataattttaaaaaaaagaaatacaacatgcaaaatgctagaccaattttttaatttcacttgtattttatttattgcatgTACTTTACTTCTATACTTTATTTGTATATCACTTTTCATACAAAAGATGCatctcaaagtgctttacaacaaaagaaattgcATGCCGAGTGCCTCacataaaaaagacataaaaagaacataaaggatgtaaaaaaacaacattaatgtaacataagatggaaaataaaacccacttgataacGTTAATGAAAAGTAAGAATATAATAATTCTTCTACAGCACTAAGGTAGTATTTAAGTGAAGATGGTAACTGTATGGATTATTGTGATGCCACATAAAACACCAACACTAAAAAATTCACTATacataatgaaaacacagtgacTGTCGGATCAACATGTCCAGTGATTTTCACTTAAAAAGAGATCAGCTGCTTTTGGCAGTACAACAAAGCTGCTGCACTCCCaacacactgtaaatgttttgttctggttccagtttctctcTCAGAGTTCCCTGCTGGTCCTGTTATTGGAGGTGTtgtaggactgctgctgctcctggcagTCTGCATCACTGGAGTCTTCATCaggagaaggaaaaataatGGTGAGAGACAACCGTACTTTTACTCATCATCAAGCCTTTTTAACTACAAATAACAGTGTAACCTGGCTGATGTTCAGTAACTTGATCTCCAACTGAAGAGTTACTCTcttatcttttaaaataaaagcagaaatcagtGGAATTAATACAGTTTTTctataaaacatgtattaatgttttctgtatttgctttcataaattctgacattttacattttgaaatattataATCTCTCATCTGTATTTCAGGATTCAGGCCTGCAAATTGTCTGTCAGTTTATCTCTCTCTATGTACAGATAAATGCAATTTATAgtttaaattaaacactttgtttttcttttatagcttCAGACCCATCATCCTTTGAAATTTCTGAGGTCAAAGATGCAGCTCTTAACTGATCACAGTgagtatttcatcatgtcatcaacactgtgcagatactgtatgaagaatctctctgttgctcctcctgaaagtagctacagtatactgatataatactctcataaatatactgaaagtctgtctttgttaaaaaactgtttgtctGATTTGACAGAAATTCTCAGTCAAGTGATCCAGTATAgttacaggaaacagctgacaCTGAGGTTTTAATGGGATACtgattgaatgttttacattctggaccaaaatgaaacatattgcatataatatgaaatcaaatactgtataatatgaccACTCATAATTCCAGGTCCTTTTCTATTTGTAACTCTGTCTTTGCAGCTTTCCAGTAAAGATTTAGAGGAGAATAGTGAACTCAAATAAAGATGCTGTGGCTtcaatgttttattctattttgcaccataaatgttcattaacaaaacttgttttaatgaatattgagatgtgacatcacaggacCCGTCAGAAAGTCACATGATACATCAAACTAAAGTGTGAATTCATAGATCAGATTCATGAGTTTCAGGTCATCAGTGGATGCAGTGAAGAATGATATCTGTGAAGATTATCTGAGAGCTAATAGAAGCattaatgttgatgtgaatcctccactgcaggagtaacaacatctggagagaactgatgctgctgtccagctgtttcctcaaacctttggtggagatgaatcactgcagcagctaccaGACACCAAAGAACCACAACATTACTCTAGTGGGGCATCTTTTGTCTTCAGATATCAAATTCATATCAGTTAGTCATGTGATGTACTGTCTTTGATGATGATTAGCATTAAGTCCgctagtttgacagtttgcaTTTTAGAATCACTAATGAAGATTCTGCACTTGGCCACggttgaaaaaacattttaatgtttttgtttctctgttctATTGTGATTACTCACATAGTGTGAACACTGCATACCAACTTCTCTCACTTTAACCAAAGTATAAATATCTGAGTTATGTTTTAGTCTTCCAACACACATTGCTCCTCCACACCAAGTAACAGCTGTAACtctttttacacataaacattgtaaatgtttccacaattttacacaacataaatacatttttgaatatttagaCACTCCTCCTTTCATTGAAACTCACATATTAAAGCAATAACACTTCTTAGAGCttatatttgtatcttataCATTTGCCATCTTCACGTCCTGTATTTGTCATGCGgatgataaatgttaatgtcattgtaacattattgtTAATGTTCAGAATATTGATGTTAGAGGATTTATTCAGGTTTTATCTGTGGTACTGATAGATGTACTTTATTTCATATCAAGTAAATGGAAAAATTGATTTGTCTACATGACAGTATACGTCTTCTCTAAGgtcatgtgatgtttttgtctaAATGTGTTCACTTCAGTTAAAGTTTCTTTACATCATCTACAAGATAATGGTTAATAATGAATTGTTAATCAATCATCCTTTCACTGGTGatttgtaaaacatgattttttggTGAACTTCATTTTGTCTAGAGCAGCTGCAACATTTTCTAGTGTCATTTTTGTTCCTATTTGTTCTAATAGTGTTTATATTTACcttcaattaataaataaaattctcctGAAAACCTGCTTAAGAAGTCTTCCTGTTACATCATACCTGTGTTTATCTCAAATGTTCAGATGTGTAGGCTCAAAGGTTTTGTCCCaagttttggggggggggggggggggggggggcatgagGCGTGTGTGTGGTCGAGCGAAGCGAGAGCAAGAGAGCGAGGTGTGACTGTGTTACTGAGAGAGAGTtaagttagcagttagctgtgACAGTAATAGTACAGTGTATGTACAGTTGGAGCTGTTCTGACAgagaataaatgctacaactcctcaagatTGAAGCTGAGTTCCCGTTTCTTGCTTGCTACCTGTTGATAAAGTGGAGGGAGTTAACCCCGAAGTTAGCGGTGACTTAGGTCCTGGAGTAGTAAACAAAGTCTCCCCTGTGCTCCCCGACCACGGTCTGGACGCTGAAGCAGGAAAGGTTAACAAAAGCATCagcttactttttaaaattttatcagTTGTCAAAATGTGTGAGGATAAAAGAAACAGCTTACACTATCactacaaacatacacaccgacacacacacacacataccacaaattttcatttgttaatgaaGGAGTACACTGAACCTTGTGACTCTGAGTGTGTATTTCCCTATTTTACCACTAGAGAGCAACATAACTCTGAAATGTCTCAGTTGTGAGGtcaccacagagaaacagctgctaGACCATTTCCACCATCATCACTTCCTCCCCCACAGTCGggttataaaacactttaaactgcCTCATTGAATAAATTgtgttatttgattttaaacagcTGCTCATGTCACTACATGTTATTAAAGTTCttgtaaataacaaaacaaaaaaacacatttcctgcattttccTGTTGAATCTGATCAGCCAGTCAGATATTGAATTTACTCCTCCTGGTAACACGTGATGCACAGCTATTCATAATTTCTATTGGTCATTTCATTTGACTGTTCACACTGTTAACAGTCTTTCTTCcatcacagtgttttttaatgtctgtattGAAGCAAGATGAAGGATTTCATGTTGTTGCTTCTCTTTTGCCATGTTGCATCTCCAGGTAACTGAATAATCTTTTTAAACAGTTGTTTAACTTCTAGTTCAGCATTTATGTGCATCATATTCATAAACTGCACATTTACTTCAGAGATCAACATACCTCAGATTTAAACATGTCTATTCACTGCCAATTCatttttaacactgtttttattgtggtTTTAACAAGTGAAACTTGTGAGAGGTCTTCTCGTTCTCTTGAGtgaaaaagtgtgtccaaacttctgactaGTACTGTATTCTCTACTTTTACTTCTCTCTCATATCTGTTACATAAACTATTGAGATGTCCAATgaaatacagctattaatgaGATTAATTCAGGTCTGAAACGTGTGAGATTAATCTATGAATCTAACCAATAATgctgttcaggtgtcactgaagctgaatatatttggggttttgcagaaataacagtttctgtacagtactgatgttctgtatGTTGTTAACATCTGGCTGTGTGTCGGATTatttcctttgactttattgAACAGTGtcattcattgaaatgaatttaaatataaaaaataaaactgtaacaaatgTTTACTCATGCTGTAAACTCAGATTATAGATTCTGTACTGCAGTATAATATAATCTAGGcctaatatgatataatatgttataataatataattattcacAGAACAAGAATTAAGTTGGAACCTCAAAGCACATACCTCAAGTATTACTTTAATAAAggagtttttacattttgtatctggatttgttttaaatacacagtgaatGACACCAATGAATTAATGTTTCATAAGAAGACCTTtgtgactgtaactgtgatttcAAAGTAATATTctcattacatttacaccttctAATGGCCAGTGCTGTACTGTAGATCACAAGAGTGTTGCAAGGCAGGAATACAACATTAACTTATAACATAATAATGTGAAAACTATAAGCCAAGGCGTAAATCATGGGCTAGTCCACgtttcagtgtattttaaaaCTACGGATATTCATATCCATATTAACACTTTAATAACTGCATGTGTGGAGTCTATGTGACACAAGAGGAGATACTTGAGTATGACCTTCTGCTTCAGATGATGTTGGTCTTTTATTAAGTGTAATGATTCTCACTTAGACTATTAACTGCAGCTTAATGTACCAGCATCATGTAGTAAAGCACaatttcacaaatatttatcaTATCGCAGTATCtcttttaaatataactgtacatttactgcagagCTTAACATACCTCAGATTTTGACATGTCTGTTCACTgctgattaattattgattgaAGTCAATAAATTATATTGATTGGTATGGAGGCACATTGCATTAAGAGCAGAAAAAACTGGAgagatattttcttcaa contains these protein-coding regions:
- the LOC121913630 gene encoding major histocompatibility complex class I-related gene protein-like isoform X2 encodes the protein MAGCEWDDETKEVTGFYQAGYDGEDFIVFDLKTLTWNASKPQAVIIEHKWNSNIIGSIFIKNMLINICPQWLKKYLDYGKNSLMRTDLPSVSLLQKTPSSPVSCHATGFYPHRAEMFWRKDGEELHEDVEHGEILPNHDGSFQMSVDLKLSSVTPEDWRRYECVFHLSGVKDDIVTKLDKAVIRTNWVSLSEFPAGPVIGGVVGLLLLLAVCITGVFIRRRKNNASDPSSFEISEVKDAALN
- the LOC121913630 gene encoding major histocompatibility complex class I-related gene protein-like isoform X1 codes for the protein MAGCEWDDETKEVTGFYQAGYDGEDFIVFDLKTLTWNASKPQAVIIEHKWNSNIIGSIFIKNMLINICPQWLKKYLDYGKNSLMRTDLPSVSLLQKTPSSPVSCHATGFYPHRAEMFWRKDGEELHEDVEHGEILPNHDGSFQMSVDLKLSSVTPEDWRRYECVFHLSGVKDDIVTKLDKAVIRTNWEFPAGPVIGGVVGLLLLLAVCITGVFIRRRKNNASDPSSFEISEVKDAALN